DNA sequence from the Methylomonas albis genome:
GAGCAACGCGCCAAGGCCTTCGAAGCGCAAGTCTTAGCGCAGTACGGGGTGACGCGAAAAGAAGATTTGCCGGTCGGTTTCGTGTCCTTAAATCGCCAGCACAACGATGCCTATTCCGTTAAGGTGCACGCCTTGCATTTCGATGCCTTGCGCGACAACTTTGTCGCACAACAACACTTAAGCCATCTGGCTTCCTGGCTAGGCCCCAGTCTGGCGCTGCGCTCCTTGTCCATGACCTTGGCCGGTATGGATTTGGCGCATCAACGCCATTTTGAAGACGCGGCAGAGCAATATCGGCGCTATTTTATCAACCTGACCGAAGACTGGGACCGCGAACGCAGCCGCGGCACGGAGCGCAAGGCCACCGGCGCAGAAGCCGATTGGCGCAGCGTGGCGGACTTTAGCTATCAAGCCCCGGACATCGGCTTTGCCTTACAGGCCGCCGAGCTGGATCTATTGGTTTTATTGCTGTGGCTGAGCTTATCGGTCGGCTTGTTGAGTCTTTCCGCACGGAGACTGGTGCCATGATGCAACTAATCGCCATCGAATGGCTGCGTTTTAAACGCAACCGCTTAAACCTGTGGGTGACAGGACTATTTCTGCTGGTGATGCTGGGTAGCGCCGTCTGGTCGGGTTTGGCTGCGCGCGAATTCCGTCAACACGGCACGGCAGCGCCGCAGACCGTCAACGCCATGTCCAATCAAGCAGAGATGCACGATGCGCCGAAAGCGACCGACAATGCGCCTAAAGCCAGTGTTTTTTCCGCCAGCGCCGCCGCAGCACCATTGCGGCTGCCGGCCTTGGGTGGTTTGGCCCTGAGTGTTCGACAACTGGATTTTTTAAGTACCGGCATCAAGATCTCCACTCGGAGCCGCCACACCGACGGTCGCAATAGTGATCAATTGTTCAACCCGATGCTGCATGAATTGGGCATGCTGGATTTTGCCACCGTGTTCGCGCTGCTGACGCCGCTGATGGTGATTGCCTTGAGCTACGGACTGGTGCAGGAAGACCGGGAGAGCGGGGTCTGGCGTTTGGTCTGCACGCAAATGTCAGCGCCCTGGCGCTTGGTATGTGCGGCGCTGGACGTGCGGTATAGCGTGGTGGTATTGGCGGTTTTCAGCAGTTCGCTGTTGGCGCTATGGCTGGATCCGGCATTCAGCCTGGAAACGCTGGTTTATTGGCTGGCGTTCGCCGGTCTGTACACTCTAGTGTGGTTTTGTATCGCCGGCTTGTTCCTGCTGCTGCCCTTCTCTTCAGGGGCGGCGGCCATCGGCATGCTGGGGGTGTGGTTGGTTTTAACCTTCGCCAGTCCGGCGCTGCTGGGGTGGGCCGCTGATCAGCATGCGCCTATGCCATCCAGGTTGGATAGCATCATCGCCGTCCGCCAGTTTCAGGAACAAAACAATCAACAACGCCAAGCGCTAATGGCGCAGTGGTATAGCAATCATCCCGATCTGCAGCTGCCGCAAACCGGCAAAGAGTTACCGCGCGAAATCGCCGGTTTGCCGGCCGGTTTGGTTCTGGATCAACAGATCAGACCGGTGATGTACCGCTTCGACAGCGCCCGCCAAGCGCAATTCGAGTTTTTGGAAGCGTGGTCCTGGCTGTCGCCGGCGCTGGCGGCCGTGCAAATGGCGGATAGGCTGGCCGGTATCGACGCGCCGCGCTATGCCGAATATATTCAGGCGGTCAATAATTTTGAAGATCAATGGCGCGACTATTTCGTACCGAAGATTATGAGCGATAGCGCTTGGAGCGATGAGCTCAGTCACGACCAACCGCGCTTTGCCTTTACGTATCCGGCAAATCCGGCGGCATGTCTAAACTTGATTGCCGGACAAGCGGCACTGGCGTTGCTATTGTTGGCGATACTCTTCGGCTCACGACGGCGCTTTGCCAAAGCCTGACGACGCTATTTGATTAAAAGACGTCCTGGACGACGTTAGTCGTCCGGGTCGGCTGCGCAACATCAAGCCACTATATTTCTGACGCATTGCCTGGCAAAAACATTGATAGGCACGCTGCTGCTTAAATAGCGGTTGAACAATTCATTAATGGTAAGCGGATTGAGGTATACATAAATGCCGCAACCGGTAATGGCGATAAACTGCCTGCTTAAAGTTTCGATAAACACGATACGCAGTGTACTGATTTCGTTGACTTCATTGCTTGTTTCCATGACGTTCTCCCGAATATGCCGATTTGACTAATATATCTTGAGCATAAGTAACGCCAATTAACAAAAGCCTTTACAAATCATAGTGGTATGATTTTTTCTAAACTTAGGCAACTTCTAAAAATTGACGCTGAGTTTAAGTTATCGCAAACAGCGCTTGCCGTCGGTAGCCTATGCCACGAGGAATCAGTGAATTATTTCACCGGTGCCCGAAAAACGGTTAGCGCTCATACACCCAATCACTCACAAGCTGCCAAACTCATTCTCACGCCAAAATCAAGACTTCTGCGCAGCCGGTATTGCCGGAGAGCGCTTTATAGTACAATTTCCGCCAATTTTTAGCCGATGCGGCGCAGCAATAATCACTAAACAACACAGGTTCAGATAATGGCAACGATGGATGATAGAGACGGGTTGATTTGGCTAGACGGAAAATGGGTTGATTGGCGCGACGCCAAGGTCCACGTCTTGACTCACACCTTGCACTACGGCTGCGGCGTCTTTGAAGGTCTGCGCGCATATAAAACCGACAACGGCACCGCGATTTTCAAACTAGCCGAGCACACCGACCGTCTGTTCCGCTCCGCGCATATCATGAACATGAAAATGCCGTTCTCTAAAGACGAGATCAACCAGGCGCATCGCGACGCGGTCGCCAAAAACAACCTGGACAGCGCTTACATCCGTAGCATGGTGTTCTTTGGCTCAGAAGGCATGGGCCTGCGCGCCGACAACCTGAAAGTACATGTCATGGTCGCGGCTTGGACCTGGGGCGCGTATCTGGGCGCGGAAAACATGGAAAAAGGCATCCGCATCCGCACCTCGTCTTACACTCGCAACCACGTCAATAGCACGATGTGTAAAGCCAAGGCCAACGGCAACTACATCAACTCCATCCTGGCCCTGCAAGAAGCTTTGTCCACCGGTTATGACGAAGCCTTGCTATTGGACCACGAAGGTTTCTGCGCAGAAGGCAGCGGCGAGAACCTGTTCATTGTCCGCAACGGCAAAATTTATACCCCGGAAACGACATCGGCTTTGGAAGGTATCACTCGCGATACCTTGATGACTATTGCCCGCGAACAAGGCTATGAAGTGATCGAAAAACGTATCACCCGCGACGAAGTTTATGTGGCCGACGAAGCCTTCTTTACCGGCTCCGCCGCTGAAGTCACACCGATTCGCCAATACGACAACCGTGACATCGGTGCCGGCAGCCGCGGACCCGTCACCGAAAAACTGCAAGCCTTGTATTTTGACTACGTTCAAGGCCGCCGCGCTGACCATAAGGAATGGTTGACCCTCGTTTCTTAAGTGTCAGCGCAGCCTTATAAAATCCTGGTCGTCGGCCCATCCTGGGTCGGCGACATGGTGATGGCGCAAAGCCTGTTCATCACCCTCAAGCAACAACACCACGATTGCCTTATCGACGTGCTGGCCCCGGCTTGGTCACTGGCCCTGCTGGAGCGCATGCCGGAAGTACGGCAGGGTATCGCCATGCCGCTTGGTCACGGGCAATTTGATTTGCGCGGCCGTATCCGTATTGGCCGGCAACTGCAAAGCCATCATTACGATCAAGCAATTGTGCTGCCCAACTCCTGGAAGTCGGCTTTGATTCCATTTTTTGCACACATTCCTAAGCGCACCGGCTTTCTCGGCGAACTGCGCCGGGGCCTGTTGAACGATGTGCGCAAGCTGGATAAGACCGTGCTAACCATGACCGTGCAGCGCTTCGTGACACTGGGTTTACCGAACGAAGCGCCTCAGCCGCCAACTTACCAAGTTCCGAAGCTGACGATCACCACCGAACAACAATTAAACGTCTGCAAAAAATTCGAGATTACTGGCGCGGATTTAATCGAAATCCCCCACCCCAGCGCCCTGCTTGAGGACTCGGATGAATTGCGCCCTATAGTCAGCAAAATCCTGGCCCTGTGCCCCGGCGCGGAATACGGCCCTGCCAAACGCTGGCCTTGCGAACATTACGCCGCCGTCGCCCGGCAAAAGGAAGAACAAGGCTGGCAAGTCTGGTTATTCGGTTCCGATAAGGACAAAGCCGTTGCCGAGCAAATCAATGAATTATCGGGCGGTATTTGCCGCAATTTCGCCGGCATTACCTCGCTGGCCGATGCGGTGGATTTGCTGTCCTTGGCCGATGCGGTGGTCAGCAACGATTCCGGTCTGATGCATGTCGCGGCCGCACTGGATAAAAAATTAATCGCGGTTTATGGCTCTTCCGACCCCGGCTTTACCCCACCGCTGCATCCCAAGGCGGAGATACTGGATTTACACCTGGACTGTTCGCCGTGCTTTAAGCGTGAGTGCCCGTTGGGCCATACGCGCTGCTTGACGGAAATCCGGCCGGAACAGGTGCTGGCGGCGTTGGACGCCTAAGCGATGAAAATTGCCATCGTCAAATTGTCGGCTTTGGGCGACATCGTGCATGCGATGGCGGCCTTGCAATTCATCAAAGCCGCATTACCGCTGGCACAAATCGACTGGATAGTTGAAGAACGCTTCGTCGGCGTGCTGGCCGACAATCCACACCTGGATAATATTTTAGGTGTGTATTTAAAAGCCCTGAAAACCGACAAATGGCGCGTCTTTGCCGAGATAAGTAAAATTCGCGCTTATGCCGAGCAAGGCTACGACTTGGTTCTGGATGCGCAAGGTTTGATTAAATCCGCAGTGGTCGCGCGCTTGCTATCGGCCAATTGCGTGGGTTTCGATCAAGATTCGATCCGGGAAAAATGGGCGGCTTTTTTCTATAGCAGGCATGTCGCTTACCCTTATGACGCCAACACCATTGATCGCAATGTCGCCGTGCTGACTCGGCCGCTGGGTCTCGATGTCACACCCGCACAAATTCAGGCGAAACAGGCGTTTTTGTTTTTTCAGCCGCCGCAAACACCGTTGGACGAGTATTTTCCAGCCGGCCAACCCAACATCGTTTTGGTGATAGGCTCGACCTGGCCCAGCCGCAATTACCCTTTGGAGAAATTTCTCCAGGTGATCTTCGGCCTGGAAGCGAATTTTCTGATCTGTTGGGGCAACGAGAAAGAACACTGGATGGCGCAATGGCTGGCCGAACGCAGCCTGGCAAGAGTATTACCGCCATTAAGCCTGAATGATTTGAAAGCGGCGCTGGCCAGGGCCGATTTAGTGATCGGTAACGATACCGGACCTACGCACATGGCTTGGGGTTTAAACCGACCATCGATTACCTTGTTCGGACCGACGCCGGTCAGCCGGGTTTACCAAACCGATATCAATAAAGTATTGAAGTCGCCGTCGCCGGTCAATCCGTTCAAACTGGATAAAAACGACTATTCGATTGGCGAAATCGATCCGCACGCCATCATTACCCTAAGCAAGGAGCTATTCGGCAAAACTGAACCGCGTGCCTGAGCTGTTGGCCGGCTAAATTTTTTCCAATTCGACAAACATTTTCAGCAGTTCGATAATCGGTTCATCGCTGGCCAAAACTCTGACTATCTTGATGTTATTTTGCTGCTCATCGGCCAAATCAAGCGTCCGCTCTTGAAAAAGCAATTGTTTCTGCGGATTGGTGATTACCTTCAATAGCGGACGCTGAGGGAATTGTGAATTTGCCTGGACCACCACCGCGAGCTCGTCAGTTTGCAATTCGACAATGCAAGCAACCGGATAAATAGCCAGCACCTCTATAAAACGGGCCACCCATTGCGTATCGAACAAAAACTGACCGGAACAATATAGATGCTCCAATGCGTCAAGCGGCGTTAAGGCATTACGGTAAACGCGTTCACCGGTTAAAGCTTCGTAAACTGAGGCGATACTGACTATCCGCGCCAGTTCGCCAACGCGTGCCGCCGGTAAACCGTTTGGATATCCGCCACCATCCATTTGTTCGTGATGGCTAAGGACGATTTCCAAAACCTCCGCAGGTAGTTCAGGCACTTTGCGCAACAAGTTCGCACCATAGTCAGGATGTCGCTCCAGAATAAGCCGCTCTTCCGGCATCAACACTTCGATTTTTACAAGAAGGGCCTCCGGTACCCCTACCATGCCGATATCATGCAACAACGCACCCAGCCCCAACAACTGCAATTTATTTTCCGGCAGCTTTAAATACAAACCCAAAGCGGCAGCCAAAATACAGACATTGACCGATTTATGCGCCAAACCATCGATATTTTTGCCATTGAGCCGCATCTGTCCAAACATAGCCTGAACATCGGCGGTAACTGCCGCCAGTAAATCCGCCGCTATGCTGTCAATCTTGAGCAAATCAAGCTCTCTGTTAGACCGTGCATCGTTTAACACGGCACTAAAAAGCAATAGGCTTTGTTCGTAAAGCTTTTTAAAAGAATTGTTTTCATCGACGCGGCTCGACATCTCTATCGCCGAGAAACTGTCCGCGTCCACTATTACTTGAGTTTCAGCCGGCTTATCGACATCAATACCTTTTGCGGTATCGATAGAAACGGTTTGGCAATACTCTTTTAATTTATTAATTTGCTTATCGGATGCAATCAGAAATTTAGTACGAAAGAAAGGTATATCCATCCATTTCCGATCAGTGCCGCAAACAAACATACCTTTTCTGAGCTGGTTAATATTAATTTTTTTAACCATTATTGAAAAATAATACCCAAGGAGTTACCAATTTACAGCATTTAATTTTTAGATGACTACCGCGTATTCTTTAGTAAACTTACCATCTTGATAATACTTGGCCAAATCGACACCGCAATCTTGCGGCCTTATCACTTGTTTAACACCATAACGTTTGCCGCTTGCGTCGGTAAGATTCAAGGATAAATCAAGTATTTTCTCTTCAACAGGATTTTTATTGCCATCTTGGATTAACAATAATTTTGGCTTAAGTCGATCTGCTTTATTTTGCTCGACTATTATACCGACCTCGCCAGTACTTAATTCTACTAAATTTCCTTGCGGATAAAATCCTATGCAGTTAATAAACTGCGTCACATAATTAGCTTCATATTGTTGATTCATCCCTTTCACCAAAACCCCCAAAGCCATGAGATGGGGCTTGCCCCTCTGGTAAACCCGGTCACTGGTGATGGCATCGTAGGTATCGACAACCGCTACCACTTTAGTAAAAACCGACAACGTTGATTTGTTTACCCCCCGAGGATAACCCGTGCCGGCCAAATGCTCGTGATGGTCGTAAGCAACGTCGACGGCACCCGGATACACGTTACGGGCAGACATTAAAACATTGCGTCCGTATAGCGTATGCTTACGCATGATATCCATTTCATAGTCTTCCAAAGAACCCGGCTTATTGAGTATTTCCAAAGGCACTTTCATTTTGCCGACATCGTGCATTAAACCGCAAAAACCTACTTTATTGAGATCTTCTATCGAAAAGTTTAACTCTCGGCCTAACAGAATTGACAATATACAAACATTCATACAGTGTTGCGCGGTATATTGATCCTGATCTTTAAGCTGGGTCAGTAATAACATTGTATCGGGGTTTTCCAATACTTTATCGACACATTCGGAGACAGCTTGCTTAACCGCGCTAACGCTGAATTGATTACCGAAGCGAATATCGTCCATCACCGTTTTTATTAAATTACCGGTGCGCTGATAGGTATTGGCGGTTTGATTAAATGACCTGGCGAAACCTAAATATTTTCTAGCTTCGGTATTTTTGGTGGGAATCGCACCGGAAGAAGACTTTTGATATTTAACATCGATATAGACATAATCGCAAATTGCCTGAATGGCTTGAATATCCGCATGACTTTCAATAACGACTCTATCCAATAAAAAAGGCGAATCTTCCACGGGCGCTTCCAGACGGCTTACGCACATGCCAACTCTCAGTTCATACACATGAATTCTGAGTATTCCATCCTCTTTATCAGCCATACGAGTCCAATCTGGGATTTGTGAAAATCCAAAAAACTTGAAAAATAGCTGCCAAAACGGCATCTAAGAAAATTGCTTCTGACTTAACCTCAGACGTCAGTTTGCTAGCATACATAGCTAGCTCGGGCTTGTCCGAACAATAAGTCCGCAAACCAGCGGCGGATCACAAATTCAGTTGATGTTTTAGTATAGGCGAAGCATATTTTATCGTGGCGTAATATCTTCGATTTGAAAGCCGCTACGACCGCTCCAGACCGTTCGACTCATAACCGGCCATGTCCTCCACGTTAGCACACCACCAGAACCAGGACGAAGCCAAGCTGATGACCGACATTTAAAACCTTTAGCAAATTTAGAATTGCTAGATTCTCGGATTGGTTTAAACTGGCAACTCGGTGATATTTAGTGTTTTGGCACCAGAACAGGCCCACCAGCGCGGATACTGAAAGTTTTCAAGACGTCTTGAACAATCAGACCGACCCGCTTACCTTAGCTTACAATATCGAAAACACTAAGCCCGACCTTAGTTTAATAGCCCGTTATCGAAGCTAACTTTCACAGACTTCGTTTCGGCATTAAAGATTTTCTCGACACGGATAGCTTAGTAAAATGTTCTAAAATTTCGCCCAGCTCGGCTATAACAAAAACTATAACCTTCGGACTTAGCACCAGGGAGAAAATCGTGATGCTTCCATATCGCCATGATTTCCGCGTCGTCGGAGACGATTTTTACCATTCAAACCCCATGCCCTGGCCACACAGAATGCGGCGCCGGACCTTATTTTTGCTGCTGTTTTTACCTTTATTGCTGATTACCGAAACCTATGTATTTCTGCAGCCGGCAATTTTTGAAAGCCAGGCCTTAGTCTTGACCACCGCAGCAACCGATGTCGATCAATCGCATGTCGAAGCGGATCCGGAACACGTCAATATTCAAAAGCAGGTCTTGCTGGGTCAGCCGGTATTGGAAAAAACCGCCGACACGCTAAAACAACAGAAAGATATTGAACACCCCACGGTCAATCAACTGAAAGCGCTCTTCCAAGTAAAAGCGGTGCCGGAAACCAATCTGGTGCAATTGACTGCGGAAGGCTCCCATCCGCAATTTCTGCAGCTGGCCTTAAATACCTGGATAAAAACCTACCAACAAATTCGCACTGAATACATCGGCGAAATCACCGAAAAAGCCAGCACCACGATTACTGCCGAATTGACACGCATCGAACAGCAAGTGCGCGACAAACGTCAGGAAATCGAATTGTTCAGATTGCAGCATGACATTGTCTCCCTGGAAAGCACCGATAACGAGGCGCACGCCCGTTTACAAGGCTTAAATAACTCGCTGAATGCCGCCCAGGAAGAAGAAGCTAAAGCCAAAGCCAAACTGGACGCCATTCGCGCTGCGATTGCGGAAGGCAAAGCCGTGGTGCCGGAAGCCGATTCACAAAGTCTGGCGGTATTAACCCAGCAAGCCGAACACCTGCGCGAGCGCCTGGAAGCGCAAAGAAGCCAATACACAGACGAATACATCGAGTTTCATCCCACCTTGCGCAACTTAAAAATCCAACTGGCCGAGCTGGATGAAAAGATCGCCAGCAAGGAACAAGCGGGCAGCACCTATGCAACGCAAGAAGCGGAGAATGCCTACGAAGCGGCGCATCGCACCGTGCTGACCATTCAAAAACAAATGGCCGAACACAAACAAAAAGCCTCTGAATACACCAATCAATTTGCCAAACACAAAGCCATGCAGGAAGAGCTGGTTAAATTGGAGGAGT
Encoded proteins:
- a CDS encoding DUF3526 domain-containing protein — protein: MMQLIAIEWLRFKRNRLNLWVTGLFLLVMLGSAVWSGLAAREFRQHGTAAPQTVNAMSNQAEMHDAPKATDNAPKASVFSASAAAAPLRLPALGGLALSVRQLDFLSTGIKISTRSRHTDGRNSDQLFNPMLHELGMLDFATVFALLTPLMVIALSYGLVQEDRESGVWRLVCTQMSAPWRLVCAALDVRYSVVVLAVFSSSLLALWLDPAFSLETLVYWLAFAGLYTLVWFCIAGLFLLLPFSSGAAAIGMLGVWLVLTFASPALLGWAADQHAPMPSRLDSIIAVRQFQEQNNQQRQALMAQWYSNHPDLQLPQTGKELPREIAGLPAGLVLDQQIRPVMYRFDSARQAQFEFLEAWSWLSPALAAVQMADRLAGIDAPRYAEYIQAVNNFEDQWRDYFVPKIMSDSAWSDELSHDQPRFAFTYPANPAACLNLIAGQAALALLLLAILFGSRRRFAKA
- a CDS encoding branched-chain amino acid transaminase — translated: MATMDDRDGLIWLDGKWVDWRDAKVHVLTHTLHYGCGVFEGLRAYKTDNGTAIFKLAEHTDRLFRSAHIMNMKMPFSKDEINQAHRDAVAKNNLDSAYIRSMVFFGSEGMGLRADNLKVHVMVAAWTWGAYLGAENMEKGIRIRTSSYTRNHVNSTMCKAKANGNYINSILALQEALSTGYDEALLLDHEGFCAEGSGENLFIVRNGKIYTPETTSALEGITRDTLMTIAREQGYEVIEKRITRDEVYVADEAFFTGSAAEVTPIRQYDNRDIGAGSRGPVTEKLQALYFDYVQGRRADHKEWLTLVS
- the waaF gene encoding lipopolysaccharide heptosyltransferase II — encoded protein: MVMAQSLFITLKQQHHDCLIDVLAPAWSLALLERMPEVRQGIAMPLGHGQFDLRGRIRIGRQLQSHHYDQAIVLPNSWKSALIPFFAHIPKRTGFLGELRRGLLNDVRKLDKTVLTMTVQRFVTLGLPNEAPQPPTYQVPKLTITTEQQLNVCKKFEITGADLIEIPHPSALLEDSDELRPIVSKILALCPGAEYGPAKRWPCEHYAAVARQKEEQGWQVWLFGSDKDKAVAEQINELSGGICRNFAGITSLADAVDLLSLADAVVSNDSGLMHVAAALDKKLIAVYGSSDPGFTPPLHPKAEILDLHLDCSPCFKRECPLGHTRCLTEIRPEQVLAALDA
- the waaC gene encoding lipopolysaccharide heptosyltransferase I — its product is MKIAIVKLSALGDIVHAMAALQFIKAALPLAQIDWIVEERFVGVLADNPHLDNILGVYLKALKTDKWRVFAEISKIRAYAEQGYDLVLDAQGLIKSAVVARLLSANCVGFDQDSIREKWAAFFYSRHVAYPYDANTIDRNVAVLTRPLGLDVTPAQIQAKQAFLFFQPPQTPLDEYFPAGQPNIVLVIGSTWPSRNYPLEKFLQVIFGLEANFLICWGNEKEHWMAQWLAERSLARVLPPLSLNDLKAALARADLVIGNDTGPTHMAWGLNRPSITLFGPTPVSRVYQTDINKVLKSPSPVNPFKLDKNDYSIGEIDPHAIITLSKELFGKTEPRA
- a CDS encoding HD-GYP domain-containing protein: MVKKININQLRKGMFVCGTDRKWMDIPFFRTKFLIASDKQINKLKEYCQTVSIDTAKGIDVDKPAETQVIVDADSFSAIEMSSRVDENNSFKKLYEQSLLLFSAVLNDARSNRELDLLKIDSIAADLLAAVTADVQAMFGQMRLNGKNIDGLAHKSVNVCILAAALGLYLKLPENKLQLLGLGALLHDIGMVGVPEALLVKIEVLMPEERLILERHPDYGANLLRKVPELPAEVLEIVLSHHEQMDGGGYPNGLPAARVGELARIVSIASVYEALTGERVYRNALTPLDALEHLYCSGQFLFDTQWVARFIEVLAIYPVACIVELQTDELAVVVQANSQFPQRPLLKVITNPQKQLLFQERTLDLADEQQNNIKIVRVLASDEPIIELLKMFVELEKI
- a CDS encoding HD-GYP domain-containing protein, producing the protein MADKEDGILRIHVYELRVGMCVSRLEAPVEDSPFLLDRVVIESHADIQAIQAICDYVYIDVKYQKSSSGAIPTKNTEARKYLGFARSFNQTANTYQRTGNLIKTVMDDIRFGNQFSVSAVKQAVSECVDKVLENPDTMLLLTQLKDQDQYTAQHCMNVCILSILLGRELNFSIEDLNKVGFCGLMHDVGKMKVPLEILNKPGSLEDYEMDIMRKHTLYGRNVLMSARNVYPGAVDVAYDHHEHLAGTGYPRGVNKSTLSVFTKVVAVVDTYDAITSDRVYQRGKPHLMALGVLVKGMNQQYEANYVTQFINCIGFYPQGNLVELSTGEVGIIVEQNKADRLKPKLLLIQDGNKNPVEEKILDLSLNLTDASGKRYGVKQVIRPQDCGVDLAKYYQDGKFTKEYAVVI
- a CDS encoding GumC family protein is translated as MMLPYRHDFRVVGDDFYHSNPMPWPHRMRRRTLFLLLFLPLLLITETYVFLQPAIFESQALVLTTAATDVDQSHVEADPEHVNIQKQVLLGQPVLEKTADTLKQQKDIEHPTVNQLKALFQVKAVPETNLVQLTAEGSHPQFLQLALNTWIKTYQQIRTEYIGEITEKASTTITAELTRIEQQVRDKRQEIELFRLQHDIVSLESTDNEAHARLQGLNNSLNAAQEEEAKAKAKLDAIRAAIAEGKAVVPEADSQSLAVLTQQAEHLRERLEAQRSQYTDEYIEFHPTLRNLKIQLAELDEKIASKEQAGSTYATQEAENAYEAAHRTVLTIQKQMAEHKQKASEYTNQFAKHKAMQEELVKLEELSQQTKQRLVEIDVKQRQSNPQLDVVDWASLPDKPVKPDYDQDASIACIASLGIALLVVWLSDYLNKEPTQPTVDSYTEIQLYHHPDPKLENEVHNKPLGFEPVNRLRRADDPKQLPDETPES